One region of Myxococcus fulvus genomic DNA includes:
- a CDS encoding alpha/beta fold hydrolase, with product MSRTVLMFGAESLLGSHLVAEALLSPREPGEFIHCGVSSTPLPGARTGPLEAIRHAARHLAPTMSEGVREELLATRLRWVLPGEWDTPVDELWCLSSAALATLPRSRVGELNLVSEPSVSTVELERQLAEQCGARDIPWRLLRPGLLLGVPSEDGTGWSEGLLPLLSVLHTLKHEVEERAPEYFDHHALRIRAPIDARLSVLPVHHAVKLARGLASRPDTRGRVLDLVSSAPLPFAELCEHLGLEYGLSLLAVDEHESLAPVDQLFQLRLRDLERHLHMSPPGGSEQLYALAGVEPRALTMEPRAWQSMFRAVRKAQDVARMERLRRADTLWSSLRRSTVAVGGDSKLECLAGGMGEPPVVILNALGQGLRYWARLVERLLSKGRRVLLWEPREATRPLLLEDQVKDLEAVLGAEGVSRCHLVGWCTGSSVAVEFSLRHPDVVVSSVFLNPSFKCDGGPKELDTDYEETLEPLFRMLVRRPAMVTSVMNSLRTRASALPPESTEVLSLMNRDLVAEVLAPFRTEASTLDYARQLIDFWAYDVRARAREVRAPVLLLGGELDRVASAAAACEVARRFPDGRYVEVHAGTHYCLYDRPALVAEVMERFFADPRQVDGLSGEVERVT from the coding sequence GTGAGCCGCACGGTGCTGATGTTCGGAGCGGAGAGCCTGCTCGGCAGTCACCTGGTGGCGGAGGCGTTGTTGTCGCCCCGGGAGCCGGGGGAGTTCATCCACTGCGGGGTGTCGAGCACGCCGCTCCCGGGAGCCCGCACGGGCCCCCTGGAGGCCATCCGTCACGCCGCGAGACACCTCGCGCCGACGATGTCGGAGGGCGTCCGCGAAGAGCTGCTGGCCACGCGCCTGCGCTGGGTCCTCCCGGGCGAGTGGGACACGCCGGTGGACGAGCTGTGGTGTCTGTCCTCGGCGGCCCTGGCGACGTTGCCACGCTCGCGCGTCGGCGAGCTGAACCTGGTGAGCGAGCCCTCCGTGTCGACGGTGGAGCTGGAGCGTCAGCTCGCCGAGCAATGCGGGGCACGGGACATCCCCTGGCGGCTGCTGCGCCCGGGGCTCCTGCTGGGCGTGCCCTCCGAGGACGGCACGGGCTGGAGTGAAGGACTGCTGCCGCTGCTCTCGGTGCTGCACACGCTGAAGCACGAGGTCGAGGAGCGCGCCCCCGAGTACTTCGACCACCACGCGCTGCGGATACGCGCCCCCATCGACGCGCGGCTGAGCGTCTTGCCGGTCCACCACGCCGTGAAGCTGGCGCGCGGACTGGCGAGCCGCCCCGACACCCGAGGCCGTGTCCTCGACCTGGTCTCGTCCGCGCCCCTTCCCTTCGCGGAGCTCTGCGAGCATCTGGGCCTGGAGTACGGGCTGAGCCTGCTCGCCGTCGACGAGCATGAATCCCTGGCGCCCGTGGACCAGCTGTTCCAGCTGCGGCTCCGGGACCTCGAGCGCCACCTGCACATGTCACCACCTGGAGGCTCCGAGCAGCTCTACGCCCTCGCGGGCGTGGAGCCGCGAGCGCTGACGATGGAGCCCAGGGCCTGGCAGTCGATGTTCCGCGCCGTGAGGAAGGCCCAGGACGTGGCCCGCATGGAGCGGCTGCGTCGGGCCGACACGCTCTGGTCCTCGCTGCGGCGCTCGACGGTGGCCGTCGGTGGCGACTCGAAGCTGGAGTGCCTCGCGGGAGGCATGGGTGAGCCCCCGGTGGTCATCCTCAATGCGTTGGGACAGGGCCTGCGCTACTGGGCGCGTCTGGTGGAGCGGCTGCTCTCCAAGGGGCGCCGCGTCCTGCTCTGGGAGCCACGGGAAGCGACGCGCCCTCTCCTCCTCGAGGACCAGGTGAAGGACCTGGAGGCGGTGCTCGGCGCGGAGGGCGTGTCCCGCTGCCACCTGGTGGGCTGGTGCACGGGCTCCTCGGTGGCGGTGGAGTTCAGCCTGCGGCACCCGGACGTCGTCGTCTCGTCGGTGTTCCTCAATCCGTCGTTCAAGTGCGACGGAGGCCCGAAGGAGCTGGACACCGACTACGAGGAGACGCTGGAGCCGCTGTTCCGGATGCTCGTCCGGCGCCCGGCGATGGTGACCTCGGTGATGAACTCCTTGAGGACCCGCGCGAGCGCGCTTCCTCCCGAGTCCACCGAGGTCCTCTCGCTGATGAATCGGGACCTCGTGGCGGAGGTGCTGGCGCCGTTCCGGACGGAGGCGTCCACGCTCGACTACGCCCGGCAGCTCATCGACTTCTGGGCCTATGACGTCCGGGCTCGGGCCCGTGAGGTCCGCGCGCCCGTGCTGCTGTTGGGGGGAGAGCTGGACCGGGTGGCCTCGGCCGCGGCGGCCTGTGAAGTGGCTCGGCGCTTTCCCGACGGACGCTACGTGGAGGTCCACGCGGGCACGCACTACTGCCTCTATGACCGACCCGCGCTCGTCGCCGAGGTGATGGAGCGGTTCTTCGCGGACCCGCGCCAGGTGGATGGCCTGTCCGGAGAAGTGGAGCGCGTGACATGA
- a CDS encoding FAD-binding oxidoreductase, giving the protein MLLLPRDTEDVSRALALCHQARRPVVAQGGLTGLVHGAVCGVEEVALAFDRMRRIEEVDVLNRCLTAQAGVPLQAAQEAAEEVGLMVPVDLGARGSATVGGTVATNAGGTRVLRFGMMREAVLGLEAVLADGTVVDSRGKMLKNNAGYDLKHLFIGSEGTLGLVTRVVLRLRPLPRGHHTALVAVDGFERLARFLGVMEANLQGELTSFEVMWRSFYDLMTTPPSRGRPILPAGCEYYVLVETMGPRAEEGGETLLAALAQAESQGLIAHSAVATSALQRREMWGLREELDPLKRTGPVFSYDVSLPLDAMEDYVARVKARLAERFGAAHHCHVFGHLADGNLHLSIGAGGSDAHGDVDDIVYGTMERQTSSVSAEHGIGLLKKGHLWRSRSEAELSVMRVLKQALDPHGILNPGKVFEVQRPE; this is encoded by the coding sequence GTGCTGTTGCTCCCCCGTGACACCGAGGACGTGAGTCGGGCGCTCGCGCTGTGTCATCAGGCCCGTCGACCGGTGGTCGCGCAGGGGGGGCTGACGGGGTTGGTGCACGGCGCGGTGTGCGGGGTGGAGGAGGTGGCGCTCGCGTTCGACCGGATGCGGCGCATCGAGGAGGTGGACGTCCTCAATCGCTGCCTCACGGCGCAGGCCGGAGTGCCGTTGCAGGCGGCGCAGGAGGCGGCGGAGGAGGTGGGGCTGATGGTGCCCGTGGACCTGGGGGCTCGCGGCAGCGCCACCGTGGGAGGCACCGTGGCCACCAACGCGGGCGGCACGCGCGTCCTGCGCTTCGGGATGATGCGGGAGGCGGTGCTGGGCTTGGAGGCGGTGCTGGCCGACGGCACGGTGGTGGACTCGCGCGGGAAGATGCTCAAGAACAACGCGGGCTATGACCTGAAGCACCTGTTCATCGGCTCGGAGGGCACGCTGGGGTTGGTGACGCGGGTGGTGCTGCGGCTGCGGCCGCTGCCTCGGGGGCACCACACGGCACTGGTGGCGGTGGATGGCTTCGAGCGACTGGCCCGCTTCCTCGGCGTGATGGAGGCGAACCTCCAGGGCGAGCTCACCTCGTTCGAGGTGATGTGGCGCTCGTTCTACGACTTGATGACCACGCCGCCCTCGCGCGGCCGGCCCATCCTGCCCGCCGGGTGTGAGTACTACGTCCTGGTGGAGACCATGGGGCCCCGGGCGGAGGAGGGCGGCGAGACGCTGCTGGCGGCCCTGGCCCAGGCGGAGTCCCAGGGGCTCATCGCCCACTCGGCGGTGGCGACCAGCGCCTTGCAGCGCCGCGAGATGTGGGGCCTGCGCGAGGAGCTGGACCCGCTCAAGCGCACCGGCCCCGTCTTCTCCTACGACGTCAGCCTGCCCCTCGACGCGATGGAGGACTATGTCGCGCGGGTGAAGGCGCGGCTCGCGGAGCGCTTCGGCGCCGCGCACCACTGCCATGTCTTCGGGCACCTCGCGGATGGGAACCTGCACCTGTCGATCGGCGCGGGAGGCTCGGACGCGCACGGCGACGTCGACGACATCGTCTATGGGACGATGGAGCGGCAGACCAGCTCGGTCTCCGCGGAGCATGGAATCGGCCTGCTCAAGAAGGGGCACCTGTGGCGCTCGCGGAGCGAGGCCGAGCTGTCCGTGATGCGCGTCCTCAAGCAGGCCCTGGACCCCCATGGCATCCTCAATCCGGGCAAGGTGTTCGAGGTCCAGCGCCCGGAGTGA
- a CDS encoding aminotransferase class I/II-fold pyridoxal phosphate-dependent enzyme: MPPSFSHLVASLNLSQPFPGRRELERKRGRPYRLRLGANECLFGMSPAVSRVLATRGGELPYYSDPAQLELRTAIAQGRGLTHEHVVVAEGIEGLLGLFTRAYLDPGDTAVTSLGGYPSFDYYVRGCGGRLVHVPYTRAGWNDLDALVDAARRQRAKLLYLANPDNPTGTHHGPAELERLLDQLPEECLLLLDEAYVEFADPGSVLPFTRSRPHLVRLRTFSKAYGLAAARVGYALASPEQVSTLDRIRQHFAVSQLSQELALAAWRDVDFLGQVIGATREGREHYAELARRVGATVLPSSANFVSFDFGGTTRARAVARWLDEKDILVRHPSEPFGQLVRITVGPLAARELLAEVLASAPSP, translated from the coding sequence ATGCCCCCCTCCTTCTCCCATCTGGTGGCCTCGCTGAACCTGTCGCAGCCGTTCCCGGGGCGTCGGGAGCTGGAGCGCAAGCGGGGACGCCCCTACCGGCTGCGGCTGGGCGCCAACGAGTGCCTGTTCGGCATGTCCCCCGCCGTCTCGCGGGTGCTGGCCACGCGCGGCGGAGAGCTGCCCTACTACTCGGACCCCGCGCAGCTGGAGCTGCGGACGGCGATTGCCCAGGGCCGGGGACTGACGCACGAGCACGTGGTGGTGGCGGAGGGAATCGAAGGACTGCTCGGCCTCTTCACGCGGGCCTACCTGGACCCGGGCGACACCGCGGTGACGTCGCTCGGCGGCTACCCCAGCTTCGACTACTACGTGCGCGGCTGTGGCGGGCGGCTGGTCCATGTGCCCTACACGCGCGCCGGATGGAACGACCTGGACGCGCTGGTCGACGCCGCGCGACGGCAGCGCGCGAAGCTGCTGTACCTGGCCAATCCCGACAACCCCACGGGCACGCACCATGGCCCCGCGGAGCTGGAGCGGCTGCTGGACCAGCTCCCCGAGGAGTGCCTGCTGCTGCTCGACGAGGCCTATGTCGAGTTCGCGGACCCGGGCAGCGTACTCCCCTTCACGCGCAGCCGCCCCCACCTCGTGAGGCTGCGCACCTTCTCCAAGGCCTATGGCCTGGCGGCGGCGCGCGTGGGCTATGCGCTCGCGTCGCCCGAGCAGGTGTCGACGCTGGACCGCATCCGTCAGCACTTCGCCGTGAGCCAGCTCTCCCAGGAGCTGGCGCTGGCCGCGTGGCGGGACGTCGACTTCCTGGGCCAGGTGATTGGCGCGACGCGCGAGGGGCGGGAGCACTACGCCGAGCTGGCCCGGCGCGTGGGAGCGACGGTGCTCCCCAGCTCCGCCAACTTCGTGAGCTTCGACTTCGGCGGCACCACGCGGGCCCGAGCGGTCGCGCGCTGGCTGGACGAGAAGGACATCCTCGTGCGCCATCCGTCGGAGCCCTTCGGTCAGCTCGTGCGAATCACCGTGGGTCCGCTGGCGGCCCGGGAGCTGCTGGCGGAGGTGCTCGCCTCCGCCCCGAGTCCATGA
- a CDS encoding TauD/TfdA family dioxygenase — MIRFEETFVGDEPLPRVWRITQGQDASREQMVGWLREHKGALNAARDTHGAVLVRGFQALDSAPAFADVLGAIANDLMEYVGGTAPRKVVHGRVTTASGLPGTHSLALHQEMAYQASRPDALALFCEVPPDEMGETPLADARKVTERLDPGVRARFDAQGVGVRRALRSPSTGEENSIPRPWNQVFLTTDRDEVERIAREKEWKVEWRPDESMLLWQQVLPAFKAHPRTGERVWANQVHYHMPECMVRWALRDGRSADVADLRRQMAETPELMDHCFHRDGTRVSAEDAEHVWDVLEQSEVPWRWERGDVLLLDNVLAMHGRRQYRGQRRILVGMIKD; from the coding sequence GTGATTCGTTTCGAGGAGACGTTCGTGGGTGACGAGCCGCTGCCTCGGGTCTGGCGCATCACCCAGGGACAGGACGCCTCGCGCGAGCAGATGGTGGGCTGGCTGCGCGAGCACAAGGGCGCGCTCAACGCCGCACGAGACACGCATGGCGCGGTGCTGGTGCGCGGCTTCCAGGCGCTGGACTCCGCGCCGGCCTTCGCGGACGTGCTGGGCGCCATCGCCAATGACTTGATGGAGTACGTGGGTGGCACGGCGCCTCGCAAGGTCGTCCACGGCCGCGTCACCACGGCGTCCGGACTGCCGGGGACCCACTCACTCGCGCTGCACCAGGAGATGGCCTACCAGGCCAGCCGTCCCGACGCGCTGGCGTTGTTCTGCGAGGTGCCTCCCGACGAGATGGGCGAGACGCCCCTGGCCGACGCGCGGAAGGTGACCGAGCGGCTGGACCCGGGCGTGCGCGCGCGGTTCGACGCCCAGGGGGTCGGCGTGCGGCGCGCCCTGCGCAGCCCGTCGACCGGCGAGGAGAACAGCATCCCCCGCCCCTGGAACCAGGTGTTCCTCACCACGGACCGGGATGAGGTGGAGCGCATCGCGCGCGAGAAGGAATGGAAGGTGGAGTGGCGCCCGGACGAGTCGATGCTGCTGTGGCAGCAGGTGCTCCCCGCCTTCAAGGCCCACCCGCGCACCGGTGAGCGCGTCTGGGCGAACCAGGTCCACTACCACATGCCGGAGTGCATGGTGCGCTGGGCGCTGCGCGATGGACGCTCCGCGGACGTGGCGGACCTGCGTCGACAGATGGCCGAGACGCCGGAGCTGATGGACCACTGCTTCCACCGCGACGGCACCCGCGTGTCCGCCGAGGACGCGGAGCATGTCTGGGACGTGCTCGAGCAGTCGGAGGTCCCCTGGCGTTGGGAGCGCGGTGACGTGCTGCTGCTCGACAACGTCCTGGCCATGCACGGCCGTCGTCAGTACCGGGGCCAGCGCCGCATCCTCGTCGGGATGATCAAGGACTGA
- a CDS encoding GNAT family N-acetyltransferase: protein MMRPAEERDAPALARIYNQAMKPGIYAVPVNKPVTAEDRVAWLKRFQPPFGAWVYETPSGDVQGWCSLIPFAVRPSYPGIAEISAYVDETHRASGIGGLLLACLVSEARKRGLRSLVSLAFEKNVVSISGCLQAGFRPMALLPDVATFGDHFETVAWIQKDLLEEDPPALRHLLEKGSSSRGGAR from the coding sequence ATGATGAGGCCCGCCGAGGAGCGAGACGCGCCCGCGCTGGCGCGCATCTACAACCAGGCGATGAAGCCGGGCATCTACGCCGTCCCGGTGAACAAGCCCGTCACCGCCGAGGACCGCGTCGCGTGGCTCAAGCGCTTCCAGCCCCCCTTCGGCGCGTGGGTCTACGAGACACCGTCCGGAGACGTGCAGGGCTGGTGCTCGCTCATCCCGTTCGCCGTCCGGCCGTCCTACCCGGGCATCGCGGAGATCTCCGCGTACGTGGACGAGACGCATCGCGCGAGCGGCATCGGTGGGCTGCTCCTGGCGTGCCTGGTGTCCGAGGCGCGCAAGCGCGGGCTGCGCTCGCTGGTGTCGCTGGCGTTCGAGAAGAACGTGGTCAGCATCTCCGGGTGTCTGCAGGCGGGCTTCCGGCCCATGGCCCTGCTCCCGGACGTGGCGACCTTCGGCGACCACTTCGAGACCGTGGCGTGGATCCAGAAGGACCTCCTGGAGGAGGACCCGCCCGCGCTGCGTCACCTGCTGGAGAAAGGTTCATCGAGTCGAGGAGGCGCACGGTGA
- a CDS encoding GNAT family N-acetyltransferase: protein MGAIRRLEPTDLPAAVRICNAEIARGGSTWGPVELTADQLGARLSGGPRPLESWVYEDTPGELAGWGALTSHTQRDIYDTIAEVALFVDEPKRRHGIGRELAQHALGRARALELRALVVLVQPTPAFLIAWCVRQGFRNVGWLKGVVPVGAEWRDTLVFQRTLT from the coding sequence ATGGGAGCGATTCGACGACTGGAGCCCACCGACCTGCCCGCCGCGGTCCGCATCTGCAACGCGGAGATTGCGCGCGGTGGGTCCACCTGGGGACCGGTGGAGCTGACCGCCGACCAGCTGGGGGCGCGGCTCTCCGGCGGGCCCCGGCCGCTGGAGTCCTGGGTTTATGAGGACACGCCGGGCGAGCTCGCGGGCTGGGGCGCGCTGACCAGCCACACGCAGCGCGACATCTACGACACCATCGCGGAGGTGGCGCTCTTCGTCGACGAGCCCAAGCGCCGCCATGGCATCGGCCGGGAGCTGGCGCAGCACGCGCTGGGACGCGCGCGAGCGCTGGAGCTGCGGGCGTTGGTGGTGCTCGTGCAGCCCACGCCCGCGTTCCTCATCGCGTGGTGCGTGCGGCAGGGCTTCCGCAACGTGGGCTGGCTCAAGGGCGTGGTGCCCGTGGGCGCCGAGTGGCGTGACACCCTCGTCTTCCAGAGGACGCTGACATGA
- a CDS encoding fatty acyl-AMP ligase: MQTRYPSLVTALRTHASDHPEDRAYVFLGERGEEASVLTYAELDRRASALARVMAAKAGPGERALLAFPPGLEFLVAFFACQYAGIVAVPTILPRQMRLRDSSISIVEDCAPRLGLTTAAAREAVSAAYAQVPAARSMEWLGVDAHATDDSGPPLAVKEPDPNAITLLQYTSGSTSAPKGVMVSHGNLCANVEMISQGGDLWRHATRVGWIPMYHDMGLIFNALQSAYVGAQCVLMSPQAFVAHPLSWPRAISTYRAEMAIAPNFAYDLCLEKYDAERMKGADLSCWELALNGAEPVRASTITRFAEVFAAHGLPRFSPRPTYGMAEATLQISVGKRGSPPRLWNVGRESLQKDRALAPAPGERSQDLVGCGRALTGEKLAIVAPDSHQRLPPGHVGEIWVHGPNVAHGYWRKADATREIFEARIVGEDGATWLRTGDLGCMDDTGELFITGRLKDILIIRGSNFYPQDLELTAEKSHPAIRRGHSAAFTLEGSQEQEQLVIACEVREDQVAGLDVADVVGAVRRAVVHEHELTTYKVLLTTSGAIPRTTSGKIRRKATRELWQKEQLPLVGQS, encoded by the coding sequence ATGCAGACCCGCTACCCCTCCCTCGTCACCGCGCTGCGCACCCACGCCTCCGACCACCCCGAGGACCGCGCCTACGTCTTCCTCGGCGAGCGCGGGGAGGAGGCCTCCGTCCTGACGTACGCGGAGCTGGACCGACGCGCCAGCGCGCTCGCCAGGGTGATGGCCGCGAAGGCGGGCCCCGGTGAGCGCGCGCTCCTGGCCTTCCCCCCGGGCCTGGAGTTCCTCGTCGCATTCTTCGCCTGTCAGTACGCGGGAATCGTCGCGGTGCCCACCATCCTCCCGCGCCAGATGCGCCTGCGCGACTCCAGCATCTCCATCGTCGAGGACTGCGCGCCCAGGCTCGGCCTCACCACCGCCGCGGCCCGCGAGGCCGTGAGCGCCGCCTACGCGCAGGTGCCCGCGGCCCGGAGCATGGAGTGGCTGGGCGTGGATGCGCACGCCACGGACGACAGCGGGCCGCCGCTCGCGGTGAAGGAGCCGGATCCGAACGCCATCACCCTCCTGCAATACACGTCCGGGTCCACCTCGGCGCCCAAGGGCGTGATGGTCAGCCACGGCAACCTGTGCGCGAACGTGGAGATGATCAGCCAGGGTGGCGACCTGTGGCGTCACGCGACGCGCGTCGGGTGGATTCCGATGTACCACGACATGGGGCTCATCTTTAACGCGCTCCAGAGCGCGTACGTCGGCGCGCAGTGCGTGCTGATGTCGCCCCAGGCCTTCGTCGCGCATCCGCTGTCGTGGCCTCGTGCCATCAGCACCTACCGGGCGGAGATGGCCATCGCGCCGAACTTCGCCTACGACCTGTGCCTCGAGAAGTACGACGCGGAGCGGATGAAGGGCGCGGACCTGTCGTGCTGGGAGCTGGCGCTCAATGGCGCGGAGCCCGTGCGTGCCAGCACCATCACCCGCTTCGCGGAGGTCTTCGCCGCCCACGGCCTCCCCCGCTTCTCTCCTCGCCCCACCTACGGCATGGCGGAGGCCACCCTTCAAATCTCCGTGGGCAAGCGCGGCAGTCCGCCCCGGCTGTGGAACGTGGGGCGGGAGTCGCTCCAGAAGGACCGCGCGCTCGCGCCCGCGCCCGGTGAGCGCTCGCAGGACCTGGTCGGCTGCGGCAGGGCCCTCACCGGTGAGAAGCTGGCCATCGTCGCGCCCGACTCGCACCAGCGGCTCCCCCCTGGCCACGTGGGGGAGATCTGGGTGCACGGCCCCAACGTCGCGCACGGGTACTGGCGGAAAGCGGACGCCACGCGGGAGATCTTCGAGGCCCGCATCGTCGGCGAGGACGGCGCCACGTGGCTGCGCACCGGCGACTTGGGTTGCATGGACGACACCGGCGAGCTGTTCATCACCGGTCGCCTCAAGGACATCCTCATCATCCGGGGCTCCAACTTCTACCCGCAGGACCTGGAGCTGACGGCGGAGAAGAGCCACCCCGCGATTCGCCGTGGCCACTCGGCCGCCTTCACGCTGGAGGGCTCCCAGGAGCAGGAGCAGCTGGTCATCGCGTGCGAGGTGCGTGAGGACCAGGTCGCCGGCCTGGACGTGGCGGACGTGGTCGGCGCGGTGCGGCGCGCGGTGGTCCACGAGCACGAGCTCACCACCTACAAAGTGCTCCTCACGACCTCCGGGGCAATACCGCGCACCACCAGCGGGAAGATACGACGCAAGGCCACCCGTGAGCTCTGGCAGAAGGAGCAGCTGCCCCTCGTCGGTCAGAGCTAG
- a CDS encoding acyl-CoA desaturase, with the protein MAHVEQVAGKRDKKAVSSPYLHKLQRRHFVLFDILPTLGTVGALWLAFTVRPPTALDLTLFAVMWALTGFSISIGFHRLFTHRAFKTSAPVRVLLTVFGCMAARSSMITWTSQHRRHHELADHEGDVHSPNLFGQTWRLRLKGLWYSHFSWMLKHEYPNVVHYVPDLLADKAIMKADRGYLRWAVLGLVLPGVIAGALTQSWLGALTGFLWGGVVRQFVVAQQVSALNSLTHMFGTRMFKMKDNHSHNNALFGLITWGEGWHNNHHAFPDSANFGFRWYQLDPGYWIIRVMEAVGLVWDVKRPDAERIAGRIQRLEALDEPAAEPTAGARMPG; encoded by the coding sequence ATGGCCCACGTCGAGCAGGTCGCAGGCAAGCGGGACAAGAAGGCGGTGAGCAGCCCGTATCTGCACAAGCTGCAGCGCCGCCACTTCGTCCTCTTCGACATCCTCCCCACGCTGGGCACCGTGGGCGCGCTTTGGCTGGCCTTCACCGTGCGGCCGCCCACGGCCCTGGACCTCACCCTCTTCGCGGTGATGTGGGCACTGACGGGCTTCTCGATCAGCATCGGCTTCCATCGGCTGTTCACCCATCGCGCCTTCAAGACGAGCGCGCCCGTGCGCGTGCTGCTCACCGTCTTCGGCTGCATGGCCGCGCGCAGCTCCATGATTACGTGGACGTCGCAGCACCGGCGCCACCACGAGCTGGCGGACCACGAGGGCGACGTGCACTCGCCCAACCTGTTCGGCCAGACGTGGCGCCTGCGCCTCAAGGGCCTCTGGTACTCGCACTTCAGCTGGATGCTCAAGCACGAGTACCCCAACGTGGTGCACTACGTGCCGGACCTGTTGGCCGACAAGGCCATCATGAAGGCGGACCGGGGCTACCTGCGCTGGGCGGTGCTGGGGCTCGTCCTGCCCGGTGTCATCGCCGGCGCGCTGACGCAGAGCTGGCTGGGCGCGCTCACCGGCTTCTTGTGGGGCGGCGTGGTGCGCCAGTTCGTGGTGGCCCAGCAGGTGTCCGCGCTCAACTCGCTGACGCACATGTTCGGCACGCGGATGTTCAAGATGAAGGACAACCACAGCCACAACAACGCCCTCTTCGGCCTCATCACCTGGGGCGAGGGCTGGCACAACAACCACCACGCGTTCCCGGACTCGGCCAACTTCGGGTTCCGCTGGTACCAGTTGGACCCGGGCTATTGGATCATCCGCGTCATGGAGGCGGTGGGGCTCGTCTGGGACGTGAAGCGTCCGGACGCCGAGCGCATCGCCGGACGCATCCAGCGCCTGGAGGCGCTCGACGAGCCCGCCGCCGAGCCCACCGCTGGCGCCCGGATGCCAGGCTGA
- a CDS encoding zinc-dependent alcohol dehydrogenase: protein MKLMRAAFAEAIGEPLKLREVPIPEPGPGEVLVRIAASGVCHTDVSILDGEWPMKKPRFPVVLGHEATGYVAGLGEGVRTHKEGDRVGVFWLNSACGTCEDCTTDHEPQCVRQVGTGYNVNGTYADYCVVSESFAVPLPDGPSLEELAPILCAGVTSYKALKTLGARPDSWVVVSGVGGAGHLAIQYATALGLKVAAIDVSAEKAALAESLGASFTVNAEKEFPVNRIVHRTGGGAHGVVVTTGAAKAMEQGARMLRRAGTLMVVGVAPEPLPLSVFDLVIKGLSVRGTLIGTRQDVREALALVAAGKVRPLVESRTLDDVNGAITALRQRQVQGRLVLRMT, encoded by the coding sequence ATGAAGCTCATGCGCGCCGCCTTCGCGGAGGCCATCGGCGAGCCCCTGAAGCTGCGCGAGGTCCCCATCCCCGAGCCCGGCCCCGGCGAGGTGCTGGTGCGAATCGCCGCCAGCGGCGTCTGCCACACGGACGTGAGCATCCTCGACGGCGAGTGGCCAATGAAGAAGCCCCGCTTCCCGGTGGTGCTGGGCCACGAGGCCACCGGCTACGTCGCGGGCCTGGGCGAGGGCGTGCGCACGCACAAGGAGGGAGACCGTGTCGGCGTGTTCTGGCTGAACTCCGCCTGCGGCACGTGCGAGGACTGCACCACGGACCACGAGCCCCAGTGCGTGCGCCAGGTGGGCACCGGCTACAACGTGAACGGCACCTACGCGGACTACTGCGTGGTGTCCGAGTCCTTCGCCGTGCCGCTGCCGGACGGGCCCTCCCTGGAGGAGCTGGCGCCCATCCTCTGCGCGGGCGTGACGAGCTACAAGGCGCTGAAGACGCTCGGCGCGCGGCCGGACTCCTGGGTCGTCGTCTCCGGCGTGGGCGGCGCGGGCCACCTGGCCATCCAGTATGCGACGGCGCTGGGGCTGAAGGTCGCCGCCATCGACGTGAGCGCGGAGAAGGCGGCGCTGGCCGAGTCGCTCGGGGCGAGCTTCACCGTCAACGCCGAGAAGGAGTTCCCCGTCAACCGCATCGTCCACCGCACCGGGGGCGGCGCGCATGGCGTGGTGGTCACCACGGGCGCGGCGAAGGCGATGGAGCAAGGCGCGCGGATGCTCCGGCGGGCCGGGACGCTGATGGTGGTCGGCGTGGCGCCGGAGCCCCTGCCCTTGTCCGTGTTCGACCTGGTCATCAAGGGCCTGTCGGTGCGCGGGACGCTCATCGGCACCCGGCAGGACGTGCGCGAGGCGCTGGCGCTGGTGGCCGCCGGCAAGGTGCGGCCGTTGGTGGAGAGCAGGACGCTGGACGACGTCAACGGCGCCATCACCGCGCTGCGCCAGCGGCAGGTCCAGGGACGCCTGGTGTTGAGGATGACGTAG